One genomic segment of Panicum virgatum strain AP13 chromosome 2N, P.virgatum_v5, whole genome shotgun sequence includes these proteins:
- the LOC120659052 gene encoding probable pectinesterase/pectinesterase inhibitor 21 has translation MSKGAIIGASTVLVVAVVAAVCVVSFKGNSSKGEGEGDGNLSMSVKSVKAFCQPTDYQQTCEAELSKAAGNATSPTELAKAIFAVTSDKIHKAISESATLNELKNDKRTSGALQNCKELLEYAIDDLKATFDKLGGFEMTNFKKAVDDLKTWLSAALTYQDTCLDGFANATTTEASAKMQSALNASQELTEDILAVVDQFSDTLGGLSVGRRLLGEDGMPAWMPAEGGSRRLLEEASPASPDFKPNVTVAADGSGDVKTIKEALDRVPPKNAAMYVVYVKAGTYKEYVSVGRPQTNVAFIGDGADKTIITGNKNFKMNLTTKDTATMEAIGNGFFMKGVRVENTAGAENHQAVALRVQSDQAVFYQCTFDGYQDTLYTHAQRQFFRDCTVTGTIDFIFGNSQVVIQNCLIQPRKPMANQANIITAQGRRDKRSVGGTVLHNCTIEPHPDFKAEAGGKIATYLARPWKEYSRTLYIQNDIGGFIDPKGWLEWNGDFGLETLFYAEVDNRGAGADMSKRARWGGIKTVTYAEAQKEFTVEVFIQGQNFIPKFGVPYIPGLLPQAQQGRTH, from the exons ATGAGCAAAGGTGCTATCATCGGCGCGTCGACCGTCCTGGTGGTGGCCGTGGTGGCCGCCGTGTGCGTGGTGTCCTTCAAGGGCAACTCGAGcaagggcgagggcgagggcgatgGCAACCTCTCCATGTCCGTCAAGTCGGTGAAGGCCTTCTGCCAGCCCACCGACTACCAGCAGACCTGCGAGGCGGAGCTGAGCAAGGCCGCCGGCAACGCCACCTCCCCCACCGAGCTGGCCAAGGCCATCTTCGCCGTGACCTCGGACAAGATCCACAAGGCCATCAGCGAGTCGGCCACCCTGAACGAGCTCAAGAACGACAAGCGCACCTCGGGCGCGCTCCAGAACTGCAAGGAGCTGCTCGAGTACGCCATCGACGACCTCAAGGCCACCTTCGACAAGCTCGGCGGCTTCGAGATGACCAACTTCAAGAAGGCCGTGGACGACCTCAAGACCTGGCTGTCGGCGGCGCTCACCTACCAGGACACCTGCCTGGACGGCTTCGCGAACGCCACCACCACGGAGGCCTCGGCCAAGATGCAGAGCGCGCTGAACGCGTCGCAGGAGCTGACCGAGGACATCCTGGCCGTGGTGGACCAGTTCTCCGACACGCTGGGGGGCCTCAGCGTGGGGAGGCGGCTGCTGGGCGAGGACGGCATGCCGGCCTGGATGCCGGCCGAGGGCGGCAGCAGGCGGCTTCTGGAAGAGGCGTCGCCGGCGTCCCCTGACTTCAAGCCCAACGTGACGGTGGCGGCggacggcagcggcgacgtcaAGACCATCAAGGAGGCGCTGGACAGGGTGCCGCCCAAGAACGCGGCCATGTACGTGGTGTACGTCAAGGCCGGGACGTACAAGGAGTACGTCTCCGTGGGGCGGCCGCAGACGAACGTGGCCTTCATCGGCGACGGCGCGGACAAGACCATCATCACGGGGAACAAGAACTTCAAGATGAACCTGACGACCAAGGACACggcgaccatggaggcgatcgGGAACGGCTTCTTCATGAAGGGCGTGCGGGTGGAGAACACGGCGGGGGCGGAGAACCACCAGGCGGTGGCGCTGCGGGTGCAGAGCGACCAGGCGGTGTTCTACCAGTGCACCTTCGACGGGTACCAGGACACGCTCTACACGCACGCGCAGCGGCAGTTCTTCCGGGACTGCACGGTCACGGGGACCATCGACTTCATATTCGGAAACTCGCAG GTGGTGATCCAGAACTGCCTCATCCAGCCCCGCAAGCCTATGGCGAACCAGGCCAACATCATCacggcgcaggggcggcgcgaCAAGCGCTCGGTGGGCGGCACCGTGCTGCACAACTGCACCATCGAGCCGCACCCGGACTTcaaggcggaggccggcggcaagATCGCGACGTACCTGGCGCGGCCCTGGAAGGAGTACTCGCGCACGCTCTACATCCAGAACGACATCGGCGGCTTCATCGACCCCAAGGGCTGGCTCGAGTGGAACGGCGACTTCGGCCTCGAGACGCTCTTCTACGCGGAGGTGGAcaaccgcggcgccggcgccgacatGAGCAAGCGCGCCAGGTGGGGCGGCATCAAGACCGTCACCTACGCCGAGGCGCAGAAGGAGTTCACGGTCGAGGTCTTCATCCAGGGCCAGAACTTCATCCCCAAGTTCGGGGTGCCCTACATACCGGGATTGCTGCCGCAGGCGCAGCAAGGAAGGACGCACTGA